The following proteins come from a genomic window of Trinickia caryophylli:
- a CDS encoding tetratricopeptide repeat protein: MVSISNMPPDVLAVCRQSLADARAGRVASGEALADECLSSASLPVPLRLAMLQMRTAYAAGRHDYAAAVDSQLAAMALTPGPLDAQRILLASLYRLDKRYRQSLIELDRVRDAHENAPDQANAQGPDYHRERGATLAALGRPREALSEFDRAIAMAPAAAASYLERARTYEAVGKAAAARADYRRFARWAPEENIDARTRATLEALGIDAAAERRHPFGSTNPLRNLFSQQFKSAQSALSKAARSPSQAAEAYFELSLACDGMGRHDEALRAIDKAIALAPDNVGYQESKVETLTLLGRMNEALQLAASRRLQADDPMTVIARIHMHRGEWAQAEEAFARVAKGKLSYDQDYLAATYVWLRAKSGGTAPTLAYFEDYIQRATADGAAHYRRALLLYMLGRMDIAGVYALVVRLPDPVAIQNALAETWFLAAARERYTNHDDGAARAYLERLSELQPYGTIEWNMAERGDV, encoded by the coding sequence ATGGTCTCCATCTCGAACATGCCGCCCGATGTGCTTGCCGTTTGCCGACAATCGCTGGCCGACGCGAGAGCGGGCCGCGTGGCGTCCGGCGAGGCGCTGGCCGACGAATGCCTCTCGTCCGCAAGCCTTCCCGTGCCGTTGCGACTGGCGATGCTGCAGATGCGAACGGCCTACGCGGCCGGCCGGCATGACTACGCCGCCGCGGTGGACAGTCAGCTTGCGGCGATGGCTTTGACACCGGGCCCCCTCGACGCCCAGCGCATCCTGCTCGCATCGCTTTATCGTCTCGACAAGCGTTATCGGCAGAGCCTGATCGAACTCGACCGCGTTCGCGATGCGCATGAAAACGCACCCGACCAGGCGAATGCGCAAGGCCCCGACTATCATCGGGAGCGCGGTGCCACGCTCGCCGCGCTCGGGCGCCCGCGCGAAGCCCTCTCCGAGTTCGACCGTGCTATTGCGATGGCGCCGGCCGCGGCGGCGTCCTATCTCGAGCGCGCGCGTACTTACGAAGCCGTGGGCAAGGCAGCCGCGGCACGCGCCGACTATCGCAGATTCGCGCGGTGGGCGCCCGAAGAAAACATCGACGCGCGCACGCGGGCCACGCTGGAAGCGCTCGGCATCGACGCCGCCGCCGAACGCCGCCATCCGTTCGGCTCGACGAATCCGCTGCGCAATTTGTTCTCGCAACAATTCAAGTCGGCACAAAGCGCCCTGTCGAAAGCGGCTCGTTCCCCCTCGCAAGCGGCCGAAGCGTATTTCGAGCTCTCGCTCGCCTGCGACGGAATGGGCCGCCATGACGAAGCGCTTCGCGCAATAGACAAGGCCATTGCGCTCGCGCCCGACAATGTCGGCTACCAGGAATCGAAAGTGGAGACGCTGACCCTGCTCGGACGAATGAACGAAGCGCTCCAACTGGCTGCGTCGCGACGCCTGCAGGCGGATGACCCGATGACCGTCATTGCGCGAATCCATATGCACCGCGGCGAGTGGGCGCAGGCCGAAGAAGCGTTTGCACGCGTCGCGAAAGGCAAGCTGTCTTACGATCAGGACTATCTGGCGGCTACGTACGTGTGGCTGCGCGCGAAAAGCGGCGGCACGGCACCCACGCTTGCCTACTTCGAAGACTACATTCAGCGGGCAACGGCTGATGGCGCCGCTCATTACCGGCGCGCCCTGCTGCTCTACATGCTGGGTCGGATGGACATTGCCGGCGTTTATGCCCTCGTCGTACGCCTGCCCGACCCCGTGGCGATCCAGAACGCACTGGCGGAGACATGGTTTCTCGCCGCGGCCCGCGAGCGTTATACGAATCATGACGACGGCGCCGCACGCGCCTATCTCGAGCGCCTGAGCGAATTGCAGCCCTACGGCACGATCGAGTGGAACATGGCGGAACGGGGGGACGTGTGA
- a CDS encoding ABC transporter ATP-binding protein: MIELSHVSIRFPTRTGHVDAVRDASLCVRQGEAFGLVGESGSGKSTLLRALTGLVPLAAGSVAIGGRAVDGKLERAFRRTVQMVFQDPYGSLHPRFTVDETLREPLAIHKIGDADERIARALADVGLGPAFRFRYPHQLSGGQRQRVAIARALILEPRVLLLDEPTSALDVSVQAEILNLLRRLHRARDLTIVVVSHNLAVVGFLCQRLAVMQNGEIVEQLDVADVRRRDVKTDYTRTLLQATEGYRRQARAD, encoded by the coding sequence ATGATCGAGCTCAGCCATGTATCGATCCGCTTTCCCACGCGAACCGGGCACGTCGATGCGGTACGCGACGCGAGCCTTTGCGTTCGTCAGGGCGAGGCGTTCGGCCTCGTCGGCGAATCCGGCTCGGGCAAATCCACGCTGCTGCGTGCGCTGACGGGGCTCGTTCCGCTCGCCGCCGGCTCGGTGGCCATCGGCGGGCGGGCCGTGGACGGCAAGCTCGAACGCGCGTTTCGCCGCACCGTGCAGATGGTGTTTCAGGATCCGTACGGATCGCTGCACCCGCGTTTCACCGTGGACGAAACGCTGCGCGAGCCGCTCGCGATCCATAAGATCGGCGATGCCGACGAGCGGATCGCCCGTGCCCTCGCCGACGTGGGCCTCGGCCCCGCCTTCCGCTTCCGCTATCCGCATCAGCTCTCGGGTGGGCAAAGGCAGCGCGTCGCCATTGCGCGCGCGCTGATCCTCGAGCCCCGCGTATTGCTGCTCGACGAACCCACCTCGGCGCTCGACGTATCGGTTCAGGCGGAAATTCTCAACCTGCTGCGGCGCCTGCATCGCGCACGCGATTTGACGATAGTGGTCGTCAGCCACAACCTCGCCGTCGTCGGTTTTTTGTGCCAACGGCTCGCGGTCATGCAAAACGGCGAGATCGTCGAACAACTGGACGTCGCAGACGTGCGCCGCCGTGATGTCAAGACCGACTACACCCGCACCTTGCTGCAAGCGACGGAAGGTTATCGGCGGCAGGCCCGGGCCGATTGA
- a CDS encoding ABC transporter ATP-binding protein, which yields MRTPPATTPAHAPLVEIEGLRIGFRGHDGETIDAVRDLSLTLAPGERLGIVGESGSGKSLTGRALLGLLPDAAHWQARTMRFAGRDLLPLSGRERRRLCGSEMGMILQDPKYSLNPVMTVAAQMAESLRLHEPGLSRRALRQRIVDALAAVRIRAPERVADAYPHELSGGMGQRVMIAMMVSSGPRLLVADEPTSALDVAVSMQVLAVLDEMVARHGTGLMFISHDLPLVMSFCDRVAVMYAGRVVETCAAADLAHASHPYTRGLLAATPPLANPPEELPVLQRDPAWMREAVR from the coding sequence ATGCGCACCCCCCCCGCTACCACGCCTGCGCACGCCCCACTCGTCGAAATCGAAGGATTGCGTATCGGTTTTCGCGGGCACGACGGCGAGACGATCGACGCCGTGCGCGACCTGTCGCTGACGCTCGCGCCGGGCGAGCGGCTCGGCATCGTCGGCGAATCGGGTTCGGGCAAATCGCTGACAGGGCGTGCGCTATTGGGCCTGCTGCCCGATGCCGCGCACTGGCAGGCGCGCACGATGCGTTTTGCCGGACGCGACCTGTTGCCGCTTTCCGGACGCGAGCGCCGGCGCCTGTGCGGCTCCGAGATGGGCATGATTCTGCAAGATCCCAAGTACTCGCTCAATCCGGTCATGACGGTGGCCGCACAAATGGCCGAGTCGCTGCGCCTGCACGAACCGGGCTTGTCTCGGCGCGCGCTGAGGCAACGCATTGTCGATGCGCTGGCCGCCGTGCGCATTCGCGCGCCCGAACGCGTGGCCGACGCCTATCCGCACGAACTGTCGGGCGGCATGGGCCAGCGCGTGATGATCGCGATGATGGTATCGAGCGGCCCCAGGTTACTCGTGGCGGACGAGCCCACATCGGCGCTCGACGTTGCAGTCTCGATGCAGGTGCTCGCCGTGCTCGACGAGATGGTGGCGCGCCACGGCACCGGGCTCATGTTCATCAGTCACGACCTTCCCCTCGTGATGTCGTTCTGCGACCGCGTGGCCGTCATGTACGCCGGGCGCGTGGTCGAGACCTGCGCGGCTGCCGATCTCGCGCATGCGTCGCATCCGTATACGCGCGGGCTGCTTGCCGCCACCCCGCCGCTTGCGAACCCACCCGAGGAATTGCCCGTGCTGCAGCGTGACCCCGCCTGGATGAGAGAGGCTGTCCGATGA
- a CDS encoding ABC transporter permease, whose protein sequence is MASSPDHPSLDIERPSLRAWLLAEAPRSRAQASLGLAYRRWRRFAGNPLNLLGLGILLALIAVALASPLIAPHDPLRQVLADRLLPPGSPSHWLGTDQLGRDILSRLIAGSHLTLGIAILVVLIVVPIGLLIGTTAGFSGGLVDTVLMRITDVALAFPKIVLALAFAAALGPGVVNAVVAISITAWPAYARLARAETIRVAHADFIHAARLQGASGLRILMRYIMPLCMSSVIVRATLDMAGIILTVAGLGFLGLGAQPPSPEWGFMVASGRNVLLDAWWAATIPGAAILLVSLAFNLLGDGLRDVFDPRHGG, encoded by the coding sequence ATGGCTTCCTCACCCGATCATCCATCGCTCGATATCGAGCGCCCATCGCTGCGCGCCTGGCTGCTCGCCGAGGCGCCGCGCTCGCGCGCGCAGGCGAGCCTCGGCCTCGCGTACCGGCGCTGGCGCCGTTTCGCCGGCAACCCACTGAATCTTCTGGGCCTCGGTATCCTGCTCGCGCTCATCGCCGTGGCACTCGCCAGCCCGCTCATCGCGCCACACGATCCGTTGCGCCAAGTGCTCGCCGACCGGCTCCTGCCACCTGGCTCGCCGTCGCATTGGCTCGGCACCGATCAACTCGGCCGCGACATCCTGTCCCGGCTCATCGCAGGCTCGCACCTCACGCTCGGCATCGCGATCCTCGTCGTGCTGATCGTCGTGCCGATCGGGCTCCTCATCGGTACGACGGCAGGATTCTCGGGCGGCCTCGTCGACACCGTGCTCATGCGCATAACCGACGTGGCGCTCGCCTTTCCGAAGATCGTGCTGGCGCTCGCCTTCGCGGCCGCGCTCGGCCCTGGCGTCGTCAACGCCGTCGTCGCGATTTCGATCACGGCGTGGCCCGCGTATGCACGGCTCGCGCGCGCGGAGACGATTCGCGTCGCGCACGCCGACTTCATTCATGCCGCGCGGCTCCAGGGTGCATCGGGCCTGCGCATCCTCATGCGCTACATCATGCCGCTTTGCATGTCCTCGGTGATCGTGCGCGCCACGCTCGACATGGCCGGCATCATCCTGACGGTTGCCGGCCTCGGCTTTCTCGGGCTCGGCGCGCAACCGCCGAGCCCCGAATGGGGTTTCATGGTCGCGTCGGGCCGTAACGTGCTGCTCGACGCATGGTGGGCCGCGACCATCCCCGGGGCGGCAATTCTGCTCGTGAGCCTCGCGTTCAATCTGCTCGGCGACGGCCTGCGGGACGTTTTCGACCCGCGTCACGGAGGCTGA
- a CDS encoding ABC transporter permease — protein MSTPVSTWEALRTLPARRPGVRWALRLVRWALTLAVTFAGLLALTFVIGRKVPIDPVLAILGDRASAEAYAAERVALGLDKPLVAQFFIYVRDVLHGNLGTSLLTANPVLDDIARVFPATLELATLATLIGIAIGVPLGVASACRHNRPIDHVARFVGLIGNSVPVFWLGLMGLLLFYARLHWVGGPGRLDPLYDGMVEPRTGSLLVDSALAGEWDVFRNAFSHVALPAAILGYYSVAYLSRMTRSFMLDQLSQEYIVTARAKGLSERRVIWRHAFGNIAVPLLTVIALTYSNLLEGSVLTEIVFAWPGIGSYLTGALLNADMNAVLGCTLVIGVMFITINLLTDALYRVFDPRAR, from the coding sequence ATGTCGACACCTGTCTCCACCTGGGAAGCGCTGCGCACACTGCCCGCCCGACGGCCCGGTGTGCGCTGGGCACTGCGTCTCGTGCGCTGGGCCCTGACGCTCGCCGTGACTTTCGCGGGGCTGCTCGCGCTCACGTTCGTCATCGGCCGCAAGGTGCCGATCGATCCGGTGCTCGCGATTCTCGGCGATCGCGCGTCGGCCGAAGCCTACGCGGCCGAGCGGGTGGCCCTGGGCCTCGACAAACCGCTCGTCGCGCAGTTCTTCATCTATGTGCGCGACGTCCTGCACGGCAATCTCGGCACCTCGCTGCTGACGGCCAACCCCGTGCTCGACGATATCGCACGCGTATTCCCCGCGACGCTCGAGCTCGCCACACTCGCGACGCTCATCGGCATCGCGATCGGCGTGCCGCTCGGCGTCGCATCCGCCTGTCGACACAACCGGCCCATCGACCATGTCGCACGCTTCGTCGGGCTCATCGGCAATTCGGTGCCCGTGTTCTGGCTGGGCCTCATGGGTCTGTTGCTCTTCTATGCGCGGCTGCATTGGGTGGGCGGGCCGGGCCGGCTCGATCCGCTCTACGACGGCATGGTCGAGCCGCGCACGGGCAGCCTGCTCGTCGATTCCGCGCTCGCCGGCGAATGGGACGTGTTTCGCAATGCGTTCTCGCATGTCGCGCTGCCGGCCGCGATCCTCGGCTACTACTCCGTCGCGTATTTGAGCCGCATGACACGCTCGTTCATGCTCGATCAATTGAGCCAGGAGTACATCGTCACGGCGCGCGCGAAGGGTCTTTCGGAGCGGCGCGTCATCTGGCGCCACGCGTTCGGCAACATCGCCGTGCCGTTGCTGACCGTCATCGCCCTGACCTACAGCAATCTGCTCGAAGGATCGGTGCTGACCGAAATCGTATTCGCGTGGCCCGGCATCGGCTCCTATCTGACCGGCGCGCTGCTCAATGCGGACATGAACGCCGTGCTCGGCTGCACGCTCGTGATCGGCGTCATGTTCATCACCATCAACCTGCTGACCGATGCGCTTTACCGCGTGTTCGATCCGCGCGCGCGCTGA
- a CDS encoding ABC transporter substrate-binding protein, protein MNPFFSKLATALAAACVVAAVPAITAQAATPKDMFVMATLLDEFTTLDPGEIYELVPEEYVANTYDRLVRVDLANPSKFNGDVAQSWNVSPDGLTFTFKLRPGLKFHSGNPLTADDVAWSIQRAVLLDKGPAAVLTGIGLTKANVLDKVKKLDDMTVSIETDQKYAPTFVLNVLGSWPASVLDKKLLLSHAQGNDYGNGWLRTNEAGSGAYKLVKWTASDSIVLQRFDGYRVPLAMKRIVLRHVPEAASQRLLLENGDVDAARDLSPDDLAAVVKSGRAKVTPSPQATLLYLGLNTKNPTLAKPEVQQALKWLVDYQGIQQHVVKTTYKVHQTFLPEGFLGTLNDNPYRLDVAKARALLAKAGVPNGFTVTMDVRNDYPYTEIAQAVQANFAQAGIKVNLIPGDNKQTLAKYRSRQHDIYIGEWSADYIDPHSNAQGFAWNPDNSDQSSYKMLAWRNAWDIPKLTKETQAALAEPSAAKRAQRYEAMQGELLKQSPFVIMFEKVAQVATKPGVSGLEVGPINDLVSYRNLKKQ, encoded by the coding sequence ATGAATCCCTTCTTTTCCAAGCTTGCGACAGCGCTGGCCGCCGCTTGCGTCGTTGCCGCCGTTCCCGCAATCACCGCGCAAGCGGCGACACCGAAAGATATGTTCGTCATGGCCACGCTGCTCGACGAGTTCACGACGCTCGACCCGGGCGAAATCTACGAACTCGTGCCCGAAGAGTATGTCGCCAACACTTATGACCGGCTGGTGCGCGTGGATCTCGCGAACCCTTCGAAATTCAACGGCGATGTCGCGCAATCCTGGAACGTGAGCCCGGACGGCCTCACGTTCACGTTCAAGCTGCGTCCGGGCCTCAAATTCCATTCGGGCAATCCGCTCACGGCCGACGACGTAGCCTGGTCGATCCAGCGCGCGGTGCTGCTCGACAAAGGCCCTGCCGCCGTTCTGACCGGCATCGGGCTGACGAAGGCGAACGTCCTCGACAAGGTGAAAAAGCTCGACGACATGACCGTCTCGATCGAGACCGATCAGAAGTACGCGCCCACGTTCGTGCTCAACGTGCTCGGATCATGGCCCGCGTCCGTGCTCGACAAGAAGCTGCTGCTCTCGCACGCGCAAGGCAACGACTACGGCAATGGCTGGCTCAGGACGAACGAAGCGGGCTCGGGCGCCTACAAGCTCGTCAAATGGACCGCCAGCGACAGCATCGTGCTGCAGCGCTTCGACGGCTATCGTGTCCCGCTCGCGATGAAGCGCATCGTATTGCGCCATGTGCCCGAGGCGGCAAGCCAGCGGCTGCTGCTCGAAAACGGCGACGTCGACGCCGCCCGCGATCTGAGCCCCGACGACCTCGCGGCCGTGGTCAAGAGCGGCAGGGCAAAAGTGACGCCGTCGCCGCAGGCCACGCTGCTCTACCTGGGCCTGAACACGAAGAACCCGACGCTCGCAAAGCCCGAGGTCCAGCAGGCGCTCAAATGGCTCGTCGATTATCAGGGCATTCAGCAGCACGTCGTGAAGACGACTTATAAAGTCCATCAGACGTTCCTGCCCGAAGGCTTTCTCGGCACGCTGAACGACAACCCCTATCGGCTCGACGTAGCCAAGGCGCGTGCGCTGCTCGCCAAAGCCGGCGTGCCGAACGGCTTCACTGTGACGATGGATGTTCGCAATGACTACCCGTACACGGAAATCGCACAAGCCGTTCAGGCCAACTTCGCGCAAGCGGGAATCAAGGTAAATCTGATTCCGGGCGACAACAAGCAAACGCTCGCGAAGTACCGGTCGCGGCAGCACGACATCTATATCGGCGAATGGTCGGCTGATTACATCGATCCACACAGCAATGCCCAGGGATTCGCATGGAATCCCGACAATTCGGATCAGTCGAGCTATAAGATGCTGGCATGGCGTAATGCGTGGGACATTCCGAAGCTGACGAAGGAAACGCAAGCCGCGCTCGCCGAGCCTTCGGCCGCCAAACGCGCTCAGCGTTACGAAGCCATGCAAGGGGAACTGCTGAAGCAATCGCCGTTCGTCATCATGTTCGAGAAGGTCGCGCAGGTGGCCACGAAACCGGGCGTAAGCGGCCTCGAGGTCGGGCCGATCAACGATCTCGTGTCCTATCGCAATCTGAAGAAACAGTAA
- the ddpX gene encoding D-alanyl-D-alanine dipeptidase, with translation MPQPRLIEVRPDTHDVEIDLVYATDRNLTGKPIYRRAHCLLLAPAEAALRRAVMIAAQAGLRLRVYDAYRPPQAQQVLWDFMPDPNFVADLGRGSNHSRGTAIDLTLLNGSGEPLDMGTGFDEMVAASGHFHAGLPASVQCNRLLLLGLMHAAGFMHIASEWWHYELPGSQALPVIDNEASGPWRLM, from the coding sequence ATGCCCCAACCTCGCCTCATCGAAGTCAGACCCGATACGCACGACGTTGAAATCGATCTCGTCTACGCGACCGACCGCAATCTCACGGGCAAACCCATCTATCGCCGCGCGCACTGCCTGCTGCTCGCGCCAGCCGAGGCGGCGTTACGGCGCGCCGTGATGATCGCGGCACAAGCGGGCCTGCGGCTGCGCGTCTACGATGCGTATCGCCCACCGCAAGCCCAGCAGGTTCTCTGGGACTTCATGCCCGATCCGAATTTCGTGGCCGATCTCGGGCGCGGCTCGAATCACAGCCGCGGCACCGCAATCGATCTGACGCTTTTGAACGGCAGCGGCGAGCCGCTCGACATGGGTACCGGCTTCGACGAGATGGTGGCCGCGTCGGGGCATTTCCACGCCGGCTTGCCGGCAAGCGTTCAGTGCAACCGTCTGCTGCTGCTCGGCCTGATGCACGCGGCGGGGTTCATGCACATCGCAAGCGAATGGTGGCATTACGAATTACCGGGCTCGCAAGCGCTTCCCGTCATCGACAACGAAGCAAGCGGCCCATGGCGGCTCATGTAA
- the sapR gene encoding sap1 transcriptional regulator SapR — translation MPSTFAQTVEARFASLTPTAKRIASYMLANLDRLGLETADEIAQQAGTTGISVGRFLRSIGYRNLDDLKREIRGTPERPWMITDRLDAYRRGAGPVVPADAGASTQALGSGLEREIEAIRHAYQIAAGATFARIATRIATADAVFILGIQSTRGISNAFYSYLEYLRPRVFYSDGMSGSYIDSLNSGFADPYCIVTDTRAYSRIARRYCSAALERGIGLALVTDIYCPWAREIPCDLLQVKTDVGQFWDSLAPLTCLFNLLITAVVDRLGTSIDERVARNRALQRELDQFEP, via the coding sequence ATGCCATCGACCTTCGCGCAGACCGTCGAAGCCCGGTTCGCCTCGCTCACGCCCACGGCCAAGCGGATAGCGAGCTACATGCTGGCGAACCTCGACCGGCTTGGCCTGGAAACGGCCGACGAGATCGCGCAACAAGCGGGAACGACGGGCATCTCGGTGGGCCGCTTTCTGCGCAGCATCGGCTACCGCAATCTGGACGATCTCAAGCGCGAGATTCGCGGCACGCCCGAGCGCCCGTGGATGATCACGGACCGGCTCGACGCTTATCGCCGCGGCGCCGGCCCCGTCGTGCCGGCCGACGCCGGAGCATCGACGCAGGCGCTCGGCAGCGGACTCGAGCGCGAGATCGAAGCCATCCGGCACGCCTACCAGATCGCCGCCGGCGCAACGTTCGCCCGGATCGCCACAAGGATCGCCACCGCGGATGCCGTCTTCATTCTCGGCATTCAATCCACACGCGGTATCAGCAACGCGTTTTACAGCTACCTCGAATACCTGCGCCCGCGCGTGTTCTACTCGGACGGTATGTCGGGCTCGTACATCGATTCGCTCAACTCCGGTTTCGCCGATCCGTACTGCATCGTGACCGACACGCGCGCCTATTCGCGCATCGCGCGCCGGTACTGCTCGGCCGCGCTCGAACGCGGCATCGGCCTCGCGCTCGTCACGGACATCTATTGCCCGTGGGCCCGCGAGATCCCGTGCGATCTGCTCCAGGTAAAAACCGACGTAGGGCAGTTCTGGGATTCGCTCGCGCCGCTCACCTGCCTTTTCAATCTGCTGATCACCGCGGTAGTCGACCGGCTCGGCACGTCGATCGACGAGCGCGTCGCGCGCAATCGCGCGCTGCAACGCGAACTCGATCAATTCGAACCTTGA
- a CDS encoding DsbA family oxidoreductase, which yields MTQPLRIDFVSDIACPWCAIGLSSLQQALARLGDAVDAEIVMHPFELNPQMGPGGETIVEYLGKKYGRTPAEIAETQEMIRERGDNVGFAFGPRTHVYNTFDGHRLLHWAGIEGKQMALKLALLHAYHSDGKDPSNFGVLVEAARSVGLDADEAREVLESGRYGDEVRAQEQELQALGIQSVPSIIFNQRYLVTGGQPPEAFEQVIQEVLAQA from the coding sequence ATGACACAACCTCTTCGCATCGATTTCGTTTCGGATATCGCCTGCCCCTGGTGTGCGATCGGCCTCTCGTCGCTGCAGCAAGCGCTCGCTCGTCTTGGCGATGCGGTGGACGCCGAGATCGTCATGCATCCGTTCGAACTCAATCCGCAGATGGGGCCCGGAGGCGAAACCATCGTCGAGTATCTCGGCAAAAAATACGGCCGCACGCCGGCTGAGATCGCCGAGACGCAGGAAATGATCCGCGAGCGGGGAGACAACGTCGGGTTCGCGTTCGGGCCCCGTACGCATGTCTACAACACGTTCGACGGGCACCGCCTTTTGCATTGGGCCGGCATCGAGGGCAAGCAGATGGCGTTGAAGCTCGCGCTGCTGCACGCTTATCACTCCGACGGCAAGGACCCAAGCAATTTCGGGGTGCTCGTGGAGGCGGCGCGCTCGGTGGGCCTCGATGCCGACGAAGCACGCGAGGTACTCGAGAGCGGCCGCTATGGCGATGAAGTCCGCGCGCAGGAACAAGAGCTTCAGGCGTTGGGCATTCAGTCAGTGCCCTCGATCATCTTCAATCAACGCTATCTGGTCACGGGTGGGCAACCGCCCGAGGCCTTCGAGCAGGTCATTCAAGAAGTGCTCGCTCAGGCGTAG
- a CDS encoding LysR family transcriptional regulator → MEIKQLEAFVHVAELGSFTRAAITLDTNQPALSRLVRHLEVELRHTLLERNGRGVTLTPAGQRMLSHAKGILQQVQRASQDLDELRGALGGHFGIGITPSFASVATHELVRRFRTAFPGATISVAQGLSTYLIEWLMMGRIDAAVLYDTFDTPSIDKRTVFTEELFLIGADNGASNQTLPEQIAEIPLRQIARYPLVIPGRMHAIRRMVESAAAEQGVRLRIELEVDAVTSILDLVSEGIGYAVLSLNATISDALKRRFKVIRITEPTLYSRLAIATSRKHPLSQLAIQAIAMLEANIVPLYGHTP, encoded by the coding sequence ATGGAGATCAAACAGCTCGAGGCCTTCGTGCACGTGGCCGAACTTGGCAGCTTTACACGTGCCGCGATCACGCTCGATACGAACCAGCCGGCGTTGAGCCGCCTCGTGCGGCATCTCGAAGTCGAGTTGCGCCACACGCTGCTCGAACGCAATGGCCGCGGCGTCACGCTCACGCCCGCGGGCCAGCGAATGCTTTCGCATGCAAAAGGGATCCTGCAGCAGGTTCAGCGTGCCTCGCAGGATCTCGACGAATTGCGCGGCGCGCTCGGGGGACATTTCGGCATCGGCATTACGCCGAGCTTCGCCAGCGTGGCCACGCACGAACTCGTGCGGCGCTTCAGAACCGCGTTTCCGGGCGCGACGATTTCCGTGGCACAGGGGCTCTCGACTTATCTGATCGAGTGGTTGATGATGGGCCGCATCGATGCTGCCGTGCTTTACGACACGTTCGATACGCCCTCGATCGATAAACGAACCGTCTTTACCGAGGAACTGTTTTTGATCGGCGCGGATAACGGTGCGTCGAATCAGACGCTGCCCGAACAGATCGCCGAGATTCCGCTGCGGCAGATCGCCCGTTATCCGCTCGTCATTCCCGGACGCATGCATGCAATCAGACGCATGGTGGAATCGGCCGCGGCCGAACAGGGCGTGCGCCTGCGCATCGAACTCGAAGTGGACGCCGTCACATCGATTCTCGACCTCGTGAGCGAGGGCATCGGCTACGCGGTACTTTCGCTCAATGCCACCATCAGCGATGCCCTCAAGCGCCGCTTCAAGGTCATTCGCATCACCGAGCCCACGCTGTATAGCCGCCTCGCCATCGCGACCAGCCGCAAGCATCCGCTGTCTCAACTGGCTATTCAGGCGATCGCCATGCTCGAAGCGAACATCGTGCCGCTCTACGGTCACACGCCGTAA
- a CDS encoding amidohydrolase family protein: MKSCLPPDPHPVRPSHVLPAGACDAHCHVFGPADVFPYAADRSYTPPDAPYERLTALHDHLGLSRGVIVQASCHGTDNRAMLDAIARGNGRYKGVAIVDGDVTDEQLAVLHAGGVRGVRFNFVAHLGGAPDLDVFDRVLERIQRLSWHVVLHLDAQDILAYAERIERIEVPFVIDHMGRIRAEAGLDQAPFRQLLELMRNPLAWVKVCGAERVSAGRRPFHDAAPFARTLIEAAPDRVLWGTDWPHPNISKDMPNDGELVDLLFRFCPDATLREKLLVANPARLYGF, encoded by the coding sequence ATGAAATCCTGCTTGCCTCCCGATCCTCATCCTGTTCGCCCGAGCCATGTTTTGCCAGCCGGCGCTTGCGATGCGCACTGCCATGTATTCGGGCCAGCCGATGTTTTTCCTTATGCGGCGGATCGCAGCTATACGCCGCCCGATGCACCTTATGAGCGGCTGACCGCATTGCACGACCACCTCGGACTGAGCCGCGGCGTGATCGTGCAGGCGAGTTGCCACGGTACGGACAACCGTGCAATGCTCGACGCGATTGCGCGGGGCAACGGGCGCTACAAAGGCGTGGCGATTGTGGACGGCGACGTGACCGACGAGCAATTGGCCGTTCTCCATGCCGGCGGCGTGCGCGGCGTGCGTTTCAATTTCGTCGCCCATCTTGGCGGCGCGCCGGATCTCGACGTATTCGACCGCGTGCTCGAACGCATTCAGCGTCTGAGCTGGCACGTCGTGCTGCACCTCGATGCGCAGGACATTCTTGCCTATGCGGAGCGTATCGAGCGGATCGAAGTGCCTTTCGTCATCGATCACATGGGACGCATCCGGGCCGAAGCGGGCCTCGATCAAGCGCCCTTCAGGCAACTGCTCGAACTGATGCGCAATCCGCTCGCATGGGTGAAGGTGTGCGGCGCGGAGCGCGTGTCCGCAGGCCGCCGGCCCTTCCATGACGCCGCACCGTTCGCGCGCACGCTGATCGAGGCCGCACCCGATCGTGTGCTGTGGGGCACCGACTGGCCTCATCCGAACATCAGCAAGGACATGCCGAACGACGGCGAACTCGTGGACTTGTTGTTCCGGTTCTGCCCCGATGCGACGCTGCGAGAAAAACTGCTCGTCGCGAACCCCGCGCGGCTATACGGGTTCTGA